ACTTCACAACGGAAacactggaataaaaaaaaattaccctttTTACTTTTCGATCGTTACTTCAACAGTTTaacagtgattttattttttttaatcatggttATTTTTTCCCCAGAAATTTCACGACGCGCAGCAATAtgcacaacaaaaataataataaaaaagcacacaaataaaagGCCTAGtggaaaatgatatttaaataagtaaataaacatatttatatattaaaaaagacatGTGAACATTAACATATTATTCAGTCTTTCATGATAAAGCACGCACACATTACAATAGCCTACCAGGTTCGGCCCACAtacattgaaattttttttttttttaaactcccaCCTCTCTTCGTGAGAAGTACTGCGCCTGTTTGTTGATCACATCAACGAATGGAAAATGAAGTTGTGTGACTTTTTTCCATCCTTCATTTAGGCCTCTCTCTGGCTGGTTGCAGGCACTCAAGTTTTTGTCGTTGTTGTTAGATTGTATCTACAGTTCTCCTGTTTGCTCTTTTGAAGCCTGTCACGTTAGACGTCACATTCACTGTCGCTGGAGGTGACGGAGATGGCGGCCTTGCTCGAGAGACTGACATCTGGGCTTGAGGCAGGATCCAGTCGGTCTACTGTGGTGTCATCGTCCCCCAGCGATCGGTCTGAGCCAACGGACATAACCTGCTGCTGTAGCCTGCAGGGGcgaaaaaagtacaaaatatcaGTGAGGATTACAGCTTACAGTGGAGACAATGGAGGAAATCAGAAATAAATGTCCTCAGCTCTCACATTTGAAAGTTAAATTACGCAAGAAACgaaattgaatgttttattttgtttgtttaatttatttttatttttttaagaatcatgATTATGACAGtaaagtaataattaataataaagcacATGATTAGCGCCTTTATGCAGTTCAGTGGAAATCTCTCCACCTGTTCTTGGCTGCTGCAGCGCGGTCTCTCTGCCTTCGGTTTTTGAACCAGTTGCCCACTTGTGTGGGCGTGAGTCCAGTCGCCTGCGCCAGCTCTCTTTTTTTGCTCGGGTTCGGGTAAGGGTCCTGCAGGTACCAATCTCTCAATCGATGCCGCGTCCTCTCCTTGAAGCAGTGCGTTTTCTGTTCGCCGTCCCATATCGTCCGAGGCAGTGGAAACTTCTTTCGGACGCGGTACTTGTCCACTGGTCCTAACGGACGCCCACGGAGTTTCTCAGCCTCCTGGTAGTGCGCCTCGAGCCAGAGCGCCTGCAGCTTCGCGTGTGAGTCCTTGGTGAATTTGTGGTTCTCTAGTATGTGGTAGAGCTCGCTGAAGTTACCTCCGTGAAAGGCCACGACAGCGCGCGCGCGCAGGAcagactcgttcttcccgaggaCTTCGCAGGCGGACGGCGCCACCGGGAGTGACCAGAGGAAGCGACCGAGCCTCTCCACGTCGCCGCTCTCCTCGAGCGTCTCGCATACCCCCGCGACCTGCTGGGGGCTGAAATTCAAGATGGGTAGCTGGAACATGGAGACTGTTATCTCTCTCTTCTTTTGGTCCTTCTGTCTGGTCCTGCTCCTCTTCTGTCCCGTCCGTCTTTTTGTTCAGGGTGTCTGTCAGAAAACGGCAAAAGTTAACATCCGTGTCACGAAACGACCCGAGGAGCGGTGCTAAAATCGCCAAAATCTCTTTTTTGATTGAGTGCGAGCATAAACAACTGGAAGCAAGGTGTTTTCTGGGGAgcaaaataaaagaacatttagcCCCTGCTGCCGATATTCTATTGGACTTGACAGATTGGCTGCCTGGTTGCCATGGACACACGTCAATCACTGTCAGGTTTGCCAATCACGCGTGAAGCTGCACTAGATTTCAGCACCACCCAGCGCGCAACAGCGCCTTTCACTGACAACATCAAAGCGTAATTTTGACCATTACGATTGTGCTCAGAGACGCTGAATGTAATGTTGTCATCTGCTGGAAATCTGGAAGCAACCCGCTCTGAGGCGTCGATAAAACGATAGGAAGGGGTGTCTGTTAAAATACAGTATGGGCTGAAAGACATTACTATGACTTTAAAGCATATGCagtataaataattacaaattattgtattttcaaGAAGTTAAAATTTTTGAAACGAAAATCACGCAGTTCGTCTTGTGCTCGCTTAAGATAGGTGGTTGTAAGTGTCTGGTAAAATTAAGGCATGCCTCGTTTCAGAGGTAAAGTTCAGTCTGACGGAAGTGTGTGATATCATTTTCACAGATACACAAGTTCAAACAAATGAGctttagcatgttttattatgaaggAGGATCCAGGCAGGCAGAGTTAGGCATGAACTTGTTTTTCTTTTGCCGTCTGCACTATAGAGAGCTGTCATCATGATGTCTCTCGCACAGAATAATCAGAATGCCAATTAGATTTCAATGCAcctcatttattaaaataaaatatgcatgtatGAATTTAACGTGTTTAGACTGGCATCCTGACCTCACATCGTATATGACAGGATACTTTCGCACAacgtaaaatgtaaattatataacaaCTTTGTCTGCAATAACTGGTTACCATATATATTTACGTGATGTATAAAGGATTCTGGGTTAAAATTCtattgcttttttttaatcaggagTAACATTCAAGTAGGTTGATAAAGTGCAACGTTTCGATATTAGTTTCTTCATTATAAAATGATTGAATACAGTCACATCAGGATGACAGATTGTCAAAAATAGACCACACAAAAGTATCCATATAATCTAGGCTGATGATCCTCGGTTGTTTGGCAACAGTGTTAATCAATTATCCATAACCTATAGGCCCGAGCAGGTTAACGCCATAACGGTGT
Above is a window of Carassius auratus strain Wakin unplaced genomic scaffold, ASM336829v1 scaf_tig00025274, whole genome shotgun sequence DNA encoding:
- the LOC113078323 gene encoding homeobox protein SIX6-like; protein product: MFQLPILNFSPQQVAGVCETLEESGDVERLGRFLWSLPVAPSACEVLGKNESVLRARAVVAFHGGNFSELYHILENHKFTKDSHAKLQALWLEAHYQEAEKLRGRPLGPVDKYRVRKKFPLPRTIWDGEQKTHCFKERTRHRLRDWYLQDPYPNPSKKRELAQATGLTPTQVGNWFKNRRQRDRAAAAKNRLQQQVMSVGSDRSLGDDDTTVDRLDPASSPDVSLSSKAAISVTSSDSECDV